A window of the Oryza brachyantha chromosome 5, ObraRS2, whole genome shotgun sequence genome harbors these coding sequences:
- the LOC107304162 gene encoding putative WUSCHEL-related homeobox 2, with translation MAPAVQQQQQQQSGGGSSVGTTTRWCPTPEQLMILEEMYRGGLRTPNAAQIQQITAHLSTYGRIEGKNVFYWFQNHKARDRQKLRRRLCMSHHLLSCAHYYAAAAASSHHHHLLASSPTAAPPLSVAAAAAPPPLLTPHSYPSHPSSAQLLSPTSPAAAPYTTSYYYPFAAAAPPARTTSPASPLFQYNQAGVLPAAAEAIGRAESYSLGKLVDNFGVALEEAFPPPPAAETAAGAGFCRPLKTLDLFPGGLKEEQHDVV, from the exons atggcgccggcggtgcagcagcagcagcagcagcagagcggAGGGGGGTCGTCGGtggggacgacgacgcggtGGTGCCCGACGCCGGAGCAGCTGATGATACTGGAGGAGATGTACAGGGGAGGGCTGAGGACGCCGAACGCGGCGCAGATACAGCAGATCACGGCGCACCTCTCCACCTACGGCCGCATCGAGGGCAAGAACGTCTTCTACTGGTTCCAGAACCACAAGGCCCGCGACCGCCAgaagctccgccgccgcctctgcatgagccaccacctcctctcctGCGCCCACtactacgccgccgccgccgcctcctcccaccaccaccacctcctcgcctcctcccccaccgccgctcctcctctctccgtcgccgccgccgccgctcctcccccGCTGCTCACGCCGCACTCCTACCCCTCCCACCCTTCCTCCGCCCAGCTCCTCTCCCccacctcccccgccgccgcaccatACACCACCAGCTACTACtaccccttcgccgccgccgcgccgccggccaggacgacgtcgccggcgagcccccTCTTCCAGTACAACCAG GCCGGAGtgttgccggcggcggcggaggcgatcGGGAGGGCGGAGTCGTACTCGCTGGGGAAGCTAGTGGACAACTTCGGGGTGGCACTGGAGGAGGcgttcccgccgccgccggcggccgaaacggcggccggcgccggcttctGCAGGCCGCTCAAGACGCTGGACCTCTTCCCCGGCGGCCTCAAGGAAGAGCAGCATGACGTCGTctag